Proteins encoded within one genomic window of Amycolatopsis sp. 2-15:
- a CDS encoding ATP-binding protein, producing the protein MALPEDNPSEDIQPGGTPLSCRDVVAEPGALRALRHRLTAWVRAAGVPEDRAQDIVLASYEALANVADHAYGGDGRGLLDLEAVVRPDRVEVVITDHGHWRAPVDDPNPVSLRGRGLLLLRASADHADITPGADGTVVTLGWNLIPARSH; encoded by the coding sequence GTGGCCCTGCCCGAAGACAACCCGTCCGAGGACATCCAGCCGGGCGGGACCCCGCTGAGCTGCCGCGACGTCGTGGCCGAGCCGGGTGCCCTGCGGGCGCTGCGCCACCGGCTCACGGCGTGGGTGCGCGCGGCGGGCGTGCCTGAGGACCGGGCCCAGGACATCGTGCTCGCCAGCTACGAAGCGCTGGCCAACGTCGCGGACCACGCCTACGGCGGCGACGGGCGGGGTCTGCTCGACCTCGAAGCCGTGGTGCGGCCGGACCGCGTCGAGGTCGTGATCACCGACCACGGGCATTGGCGCGCGCCGGTCGACGACCCGAACCCCGTGTCGCTGCGCGGCCGGGGGCTTCTGCTGCTGCGGGCGAGCGCCGACCACGCCGACATCACGCCCGGCGCGGACGGCACCGTGGTCACCCTCGGGTGGAACCTGATCCCCGCCCGGTCGCACTGA
- a CDS encoding cyclase family protein, which yields MSARKENDVPVPSYRDLCARTDAPAGSSWGVFERTPERGMANFAQASQVVSAAGLVRHGTVFNLDYPLDAFDPSVVWRRPPEQTITSSHADQRDDYVDHLWLQASSHVDGLRHRRHHEAGFYQGVPDAEIVAGTPALGVQRWAEDPIIGRGVLVDLARFRESQGSGIDHAAGEPLPLGLVEQTLAWQGVTLREGDLLLLRTGWAEWYLSELDTAGREAIGKASRCTGLAQSRDLLAWFWDHRLALVASDTFALEAMPPPPDPRFGGPHESGMVHQDLIGLLGLPIGEQWKLDALSAHAAGTGRHTFLVVVKPLNLVGGVGSPANAVAIC from the coding sequence GTGAGCGCGCGGAAGGAGAACGACGTGCCCGTCCCGAGCTACCGCGACCTGTGCGCCAGGACCGACGCCCCGGCCGGTTCCAGCTGGGGTGTGTTCGAGCGGACGCCCGAACGCGGGATGGCGAACTTCGCGCAGGCGTCGCAAGTGGTGTCGGCAGCGGGCCTCGTGCGCCACGGCACGGTGTTCAACCTCGACTACCCGCTCGACGCGTTCGACCCGTCGGTGGTCTGGCGGAGGCCGCCGGAGCAGACGATCACGTCCTCGCACGCCGACCAGCGAGACGACTACGTCGACCACCTGTGGCTGCAGGCGAGCTCCCATGTGGACGGACTGCGCCACCGCCGCCACCACGAAGCCGGCTTCTACCAGGGCGTTCCCGACGCCGAGATCGTTGCCGGCACCCCAGCGCTGGGTGTCCAGCGGTGGGCCGAGGATCCGATTATCGGCCGCGGGGTGCTGGTGGACCTCGCGCGGTTCCGGGAGTCGCAGGGCTCGGGAATCGACCACGCGGCCGGTGAACCGCTGCCGCTGGGTCTCGTCGAGCAAACGCTGGCCTGGCAGGGCGTGACCCTGCGCGAGGGCGATCTCCTCCTGCTGCGCACCGGCTGGGCCGAATGGTATCTGTCCGAATTGGACACCGCCGGCCGCGAGGCGATCGGGAAGGCGAGCCGCTGCACGGGTCTCGCGCAGTCCCGCGACCTCCTCGCGTGGTTCTGGGACCACCGCCTGGCCCTCGTCGCCTCCGACACCTTCGCGTTGGAGGCAATGCCGCCGCCGCCGGACCCGCGGTTCGGCGGCCCCCACGAGTCCGGCATGGTGCACCAGGACCTCATCGGGCTCCTGGGCCTGCCCATCGGCGAGCAGTGGAAGCTCGACGCGCTGTCCGCCCACGCCGCCGGCACTGGTCGCCACACGTTCCTCGTGGTGGTCAAACCGCTGAACCTCGTCGGCGGCGTCGGCTCGCCGGCCAACGCGGTCGCGATCTGCTGA
- a CDS encoding L-lactate permease codes for MFTQLLVPVGGSLTLSALLAAIPLLLLIVLLGVFKTPARIAAPISLVAALVVGIVAFRLPASVGLSGAAEGIVYGIFPILWVAINAIWLHKVTELRGHSEALRTAFTRVSDDRRVQAILVAFCFGAALEGLAGGGAPVAICAVILMALGLSPIKAAAACLIADTSPVAFGALGQPIDVLATQTGLPVHDLAVMIGRQTPLLALFIPLVLVFVVDGKTGLKQRWGVALAAGASFAAVQCAASVFLTPALVDTVAAVVSGVVTVLAARAGRVTTTAVRQRATVPAGAGGFATPPADESTVDHKEPPVLAALAPYLLIVAVVVIANLPGISDLIASLTTKVHWPGADVLSSEGKPLTISKISFAWVGAPGSLVLIAGLLSLPILGVGPGRAARVWLANLWQLRWAIFTVCCVIALSYVMNLSGQTTTLGVWLAGAGAAFPLVSPVIGWIGTVLTGSDTSSNTLFGLLQYTTAHHAGLSDVLLTSANSSGGVVGKAVSLQNLAIAAVAVGLGGKEGVLFRRTIGWTVVMVVVLSVLVYLQSTPVLGWLVP; via the coding sequence TTGTTCACACAGCTCCTCGTCCCCGTCGGCGGCTCGCTGACCCTGTCCGCCCTCCTGGCGGCGATCCCCCTCCTACTCCTGATCGTGCTCCTCGGCGTGTTCAAAACGCCCGCGCGGATCGCGGCGCCGATCTCGCTCGTCGCGGCGCTGGTCGTCGGCATCGTCGCGTTCCGCCTCCCGGCGTCCGTCGGACTCTCCGGTGCCGCCGAAGGCATCGTCTACGGGATCTTCCCGATCCTCTGGGTCGCGATCAACGCGATCTGGCTGCACAAAGTCACTGAACTGCGCGGGCATTCGGAGGCACTGCGCACGGCCTTCACGCGCGTCAGCGACGACCGCCGCGTGCAGGCGATCCTGGTCGCCTTCTGCTTCGGTGCCGCACTGGAAGGCCTGGCCGGCGGCGGTGCGCCGGTGGCGATCTGCGCCGTGATCCTCATGGCGCTGGGGCTGTCGCCGATCAAGGCCGCCGCCGCGTGCCTCATCGCGGACACCTCACCCGTCGCGTTCGGGGCACTCGGCCAGCCCATCGACGTGCTCGCCACGCAGACCGGCCTGCCCGTGCACGACCTGGCGGTGATGATCGGCCGCCAGACACCGCTGCTGGCGCTGTTCATCCCGCTGGTCCTCGTGTTCGTGGTCGACGGGAAGACCGGGCTCAAGCAGCGCTGGGGCGTCGCGCTCGCGGCCGGTGCCTCGTTCGCCGCGGTCCAGTGCGCGGCATCGGTGTTCCTGACACCGGCGCTCGTGGACACCGTCGCGGCCGTCGTGTCCGGTGTGGTCACGGTGCTCGCCGCGCGGGCAGGCCGGGTCACCACCACCGCGGTCCGGCAGCGCGCGACGGTGCCGGCGGGTGCCGGCGGCTTCGCCACCCCGCCGGCCGATGAGTCCACTGTGGACCACAAAGAACCGCCCGTGCTCGCCGCGCTGGCACCGTACCTGCTGATCGTCGCCGTGGTGGTCATCGCGAACCTGCCCGGGATATCGGACCTGATCGCGTCGCTCACCACCAAGGTCCACTGGCCCGGAGCCGACGTGCTCAGCTCCGAAGGCAAGCCCTTGACCATCTCGAAAATCAGCTTCGCGTGGGTCGGGGCGCCCGGTTCGCTCGTGCTCATCGCCGGGCTCCTGAGCCTGCCGATCCTGGGTGTCGGGCCCGGGCGCGCGGCGCGCGTGTGGCTGGCCAACCTGTGGCAGCTGCGCTGGGCGATCTTCACCGTGTGCTGCGTGATCGCGCTGAGCTACGTGATGAACCTGTCCGGCCAGACCACCACGCTCGGCGTCTGGCTCGCCGGCGCCGGGGCGGCGTTCCCGTTGGTGTCGCCGGTGATCGGCTGGATCGGCACCGTGCTGACCGGGTCCGACACCTCCAGCAACACCCTGTTCGGTCTGCTGCAGTACACCACCGCCCACCATGCGGGCCTGTCCGACGTGCTGCTCACCTCCGCCAACAGCAGCGGCGGGGTCGTCGGCAAGGCGGTCTCGCTGCAGAACCTGGCGATCGCCGCGGTCGCCGTCGGGCTCGGCGGCAAGGAGGGCGTGCTCTTCCGCCGGACGATCGGCTGGACGGTCGTGATGGTCGTGGTGCTGTCCGTCCTCGTCTACCTGCAATCCACCCCTGTGCTCGGCTGGCTGGTTCCCTGA
- a CDS encoding STAS domain-containing protein produces MTSSPRDVPESGDLLVTVRWHERAAVVTVAGEIDLVTAPELDEIVTGVVDESPEALVVDLRKVTFLSSAGLQVLAAAHQRLGERGLRVVSTSHITTRPLTSTGLDTWIGLFTTVDEALASGTEV; encoded by the coding sequence GTGACGTCTTCTCCCCGGGATGTGCCCGAATCCGGCGACCTGCTGGTCACGGTGCGGTGGCACGAGCGGGCCGCCGTGGTGACCGTCGCGGGCGAGATCGACCTCGTCACCGCGCCCGAGCTCGACGAGATCGTGACCGGCGTGGTCGACGAGAGCCCCGAGGCGCTCGTGGTCGACCTGCGCAAGGTCACCTTCCTCAGCTCGGCCGGGCTCCAGGTGCTGGCCGCGGCGCACCAGCGGCTGGGGGAGCGGGGGCTGCGCGTGGTCAGCACGTCGCACATCACGACGCGGCCGCTCACCAGCACCGGGCTCGACACGTGGATCGGCCTGTTCACCACCGTCGACGAGGCGCTCGCTTCGGGAACGGAGGTCTGA
- a CDS encoding enoyl-CoA hydratase/isomerase family protein, which yields MADLEFEVTDGVGTILLNRPERKNAFTLAMLEQWVRIIEDARTDDAIRVLVVTGAGGAFCSGVDLGVFDDETRTPLKDKTLLTDRVHRIAYALEDFDKPVIAAVDGVAVGAGMDFALMADIRVASASARFSEGYVRVGLVPGDGGCYLLPRLVGMSRALELLWTGDWVGADEAERIGLVNHVYPDAEFAERTREFAAKLAAGPPLALRTIKRATYQSSRTDLRTALDLISSHQAVIQSTRDSAEALAAFREKRTPVFEGR from the coding sequence GTGGCGGATCTGGAGTTCGAGGTCACCGACGGCGTCGGGACCATCCTGCTGAACCGGCCCGAGCGCAAGAACGCGTTCACGCTCGCCATGCTCGAGCAGTGGGTGCGGATCATCGAGGACGCGCGCACCGACGACGCGATCCGCGTGCTGGTGGTCACCGGCGCCGGCGGCGCGTTCTGCTCGGGTGTGGACCTCGGCGTGTTCGACGACGAGACCCGCACCCCGCTCAAGGACAAGACGCTGCTCACCGATCGCGTGCACCGGATCGCGTACGCGCTCGAGGACTTCGACAAGCCGGTGATCGCCGCGGTCGACGGCGTCGCGGTGGGCGCGGGCATGGACTTCGCGCTCATGGCCGACATCCGCGTCGCGTCGGCGTCGGCGCGGTTCTCCGAAGGCTACGTGCGCGTCGGCCTCGTGCCCGGCGACGGCGGCTGTTATCTGCTGCCCCGGCTCGTCGGAATGTCCCGCGCGCTGGAACTGCTGTGGACGGGCGACTGGGTGGGCGCCGACGAAGCCGAACGCATCGGCCTGGTCAACCACGTCTACCCCGACGCCGAGTTCGCCGAGCGGACCCGCGAGTTCGCCGCCAAGCTCGCCGCCGGGCCCCCGCTCGCCCTGCGCACCATCAAGCGCGCCACCTACCAGAGCAGCCGCACGGACCTGCGGACCGCACTGGACCTCATCTCGTCCCACCAGGCCGTGATCCAGTCCACTCGCGACTCCGCGGAGGCCCTGGCCGCCTTCCGGGAGAAGAGAACCCCGGTTTTCGAAGGCCGCTGA
- a CDS encoding response regulator — translation MTETMAPIDILLVEDDPGDVLMTQEAFEHHKIRNALYVVADGVEALQFLRREDQYADAPRPGLILLDLNLPRKDGREVLAEVKATPELRSIPVVVLTTSEAEEDILRSYDLHANAYVTKPVDFDRFVEVVRQIDDFFVTVVKLPR, via the coding sequence ATGACCGAAACCATGGCCCCCATCGACATTCTGCTCGTCGAGGACGACCCCGGCGACGTGCTGATGACGCAGGAGGCCTTCGAGCACCACAAGATCCGCAACGCGCTCTACGTGGTGGCCGACGGGGTCGAGGCCCTGCAGTTCCTGCGCCGCGAGGACCAGTACGCCGACGCGCCGCGCCCGGGCCTGATCCTGCTGGACCTCAACCTGCCCCGCAAGGACGGGCGCGAGGTGCTCGCCGAGGTCAAGGCGACGCCGGAGCTGCGCAGCATCCCGGTCGTCGTGCTGACGACGTCGGAGGCGGAGGAGGACATCCTGCGCAGCTACGACCTCCACGCCAACGCGTACGTGACCAAGCCCGTGGACTTCGACCGGTTCGTGGAGGTCGTGCGCCAGATCGACGACTTCTTCGTCACCGTCGTGAAGCTGCCGCGCTGA
- a CDS encoding acetate--CoA ligase family protein, with protein sequence MPVDSGGHWACRLLHPRSVAIVGASARAGSLAAQALANLRDFGYGGRILPVNAKYGELDGLLCYPSLDAAPGPVDLALILVPAAAVPGAIDDCVRAGVGTAVVFSSGFGELGAEGLEVQRLMAEAARAGGVRLLGPNCQGLIYRPAGLVATFSEAAQAGLGDSSGIAYVGQSGAIGGSFLGLARERGIGLTAWASSGNQADLGVADLAAGFLEEDEIRVVAMYLEAIPPGAQWRQLTARARQLGKNLVVLRSGRSDAGRRAAASHTGAMIGPDTAFELVSAEHGVIGVTDVDQLLDTVVELAARKPVRGPGVTVVTSSGGAGGIAADWLDGAGLQTGELAAETRREIAKFIPAYGSTSNPVDVTAQLFAQDDDSVFHVCRTILDDPGTDVLMMIMTNVTGARAARVARQLVAAAESSPKPLGVAWLADGNQITEATKILREHHVPLHDSIGRKAHVWARLYRAHTARSPVRPAPLTGVVPGTGVLTEAAGAPLLDALGVPRPEGVLVTSAEEAAEAAARLGGRVVLKAQSPAITHKSEVGGVRVGVTDAASAYREMVDAVHAARPDAVLDGILVQRMVPPGIELLVGVEGAADGYPPVVTVGFGGVTAEVYQDVVTALAPLSSPDARELLTRLRGAPLLRGYRGRPGADVDAVAAAVSALSRYAAGLGDRLAELEINPLIAHPNGVSAADLVLRFTD encoded by the coding sequence ATGCCCGTTGACTCCGGTGGCCACTGGGCGTGCCGCCTGCTGCACCCCCGCTCGGTCGCGATCGTCGGCGCGTCCGCGCGGGCCGGGAGCCTCGCCGCGCAGGCGCTGGCCAACCTGCGGGACTTCGGTTACGGGGGCCGCATCCTGCCCGTGAACGCGAAGTACGGCGAGCTCGACGGCCTGCTGTGTTACCCGTCGCTCGACGCCGCGCCGGGCCCGGTCGACCTCGCGCTGATCCTGGTACCCGCGGCCGCGGTGCCGGGCGCGATCGACGACTGCGTGCGCGCCGGCGTCGGGACGGCGGTGGTGTTCTCGTCGGGCTTCGGCGAACTCGGCGCCGAAGGGCTCGAAGTCCAGCGGCTGATGGCCGAGGCCGCGCGGGCCGGAGGCGTGCGCCTGCTCGGGCCGAACTGCCAGGGGCTGATCTACCGGCCCGCCGGCCTGGTCGCGACCTTCAGCGAGGCCGCGCAAGCGGGGCTCGGCGACTCGAGCGGTATCGCCTACGTGGGCCAGAGCGGTGCGATCGGCGGATCTTTCCTCGGGCTCGCCAGGGAACGCGGCATCGGGCTCACCGCGTGGGCGAGCAGCGGCAACCAGGCCGACCTCGGCGTGGCCGACCTCGCCGCCGGATTCCTGGAGGAGGACGAGATCCGCGTCGTCGCAATGTACCTGGAGGCGATCCCGCCGGGTGCGCAGTGGCGGCAGCTCACCGCGCGGGCCCGGCAGCTCGGCAAGAACCTCGTGGTGCTGCGTTCCGGGCGCTCCGACGCCGGGCGGCGCGCGGCCGCGTCACACACCGGCGCCATGATCGGGCCGGACACGGCGTTCGAGCTGGTGTCGGCCGAGCACGGCGTGATCGGCGTGACCGACGTCGATCAGCTGCTGGACACCGTGGTGGAGCTGGCCGCGCGCAAACCCGTGCGCGGGCCGGGCGTCACCGTCGTCACGAGCTCCGGCGGGGCCGGCGGGATCGCGGCCGACTGGCTGGACGGGGCCGGCCTTCAGACCGGTGAACTGGCCGCGGAGACGCGCCGGGAGATCGCGAAGTTCATCCCGGCGTACGGCTCCACGAGCAATCCCGTGGACGTGACCGCTCAGCTGTTCGCACAGGACGACGACTCGGTGTTCCACGTGTGCCGGACGATCCTCGACGATCCGGGCACCGACGTGCTGATGATGATCATGACGAACGTGACGGGCGCCCGCGCGGCACGCGTGGCCCGCCAGCTCGTGGCGGCGGCCGAGAGCTCGCCCAAACCCCTGGGCGTGGCGTGGCTCGCGGACGGCAACCAGATCACCGAGGCGACGAAGATCCTGCGGGAGCACCACGTTCCGCTCCACGATTCGATCGGGCGCAAGGCCCATGTGTGGGCCCGGCTGTACCGGGCCCACACGGCCCGGTCGCCGGTGCGGCCGGCGCCGCTGACCGGCGTCGTCCCGGGCACGGGCGTGCTCACCGAAGCCGCGGGCGCACCCCTGCTCGACGCGCTGGGGGTGCCCCGGCCCGAAGGCGTGCTCGTGACGAGCGCGGAAGAAGCCGCCGAAGCGGCGGCACGCCTCGGCGGCCGCGTGGTGCTCAAGGCGCAGTCCCCTGCCATCACGCACAAGTCCGAGGTCGGCGGAGTGCGGGTCGGTGTCACGGACGCCGCGAGCGCGTACCGGGAAATGGTCGACGCCGTGCACGCGGCGCGGCCGGACGCCGTGCTCGACGGAATCCTCGTGCAGCGCATGGTTCCGCCGGGGATCGAGCTCCTCGTCGGCGTCGAAGGCGCCGCCGACGGCTACCCGCCCGTCGTGACCGTCGGCTTCGGCGGGGTGACGGCCGAGGTCTACCAGGACGTGGTCACCGCGCTGGCCCCGCTGTCGTCACCCGACGCGCGGGAGCTGCTCACCCGGCTGCGCGGCGCACCGCTGCTTCGCGGCTACCGCGGACGGCCGGGAGCCGACGTGGATGCCGTGGCCGCCGCCGTGTCGGCGCTCTCCCGCTACGCGGCCGGTCTCGGCGACCGGCTCGCCGAGCTCGAGATCAACCCGCTCATCGCGCACCCGAACGGGGTCAGCGCAGCCGACCTGGTGCTGCGCTTCACCGACTGA
- a CDS encoding AraC family transcriptional regulator, whose protein sequence is MGAVVKPEVDTRDPDEARSRLSDVYCPHRLDLVGGARGFVCRQSSRGFAKVRLFDLVYGGAEVRVDPVPFDDFVLVTRPLKGRFAVRSTAEGLVGAGSGALVMDAYGSYQLRWYDSAEVLNTVLDRDGLERIAAELRGWDEPRPVRFALGAAASAAAARRWDTATRLLLEETRSDDGMAGSPLLAAQLFRLAATALLEAYPNTVGEPETEPAGRVSPAAVRRAEAFIELNAAEDIGLLEIAAAARLSVRGLQAAFSRAGRPSPVAYLRETRLRRAHAELRERSPEETTVASVAARWGFGNAGRFSAEHRRLYGCGPSETLRGEGL, encoded by the coding sequence ATGGGTGCGGTCGTGAAACCCGAGGTCGACACGCGCGATCCGGACGAGGCGCGGTCGCGGCTCAGCGACGTCTACTGCCCGCACCGGCTCGACCTCGTCGGCGGCGCGCGGGGGTTCGTCTGCCGGCAGAGCTCGCGCGGCTTCGCCAAGGTGCGGCTGTTCGACCTCGTGTACGGCGGGGCGGAGGTGCGCGTGGACCCGGTGCCCTTCGACGACTTCGTGCTCGTCACGCGTCCGCTCAAAGGCCGCTTCGCCGTCCGCTCGACCGCCGAGGGCCTGGTCGGCGCCGGATCGGGCGCGCTGGTGATGGACGCGTACGGCTCGTACCAGCTGCGGTGGTACGACAGCGCCGAGGTGCTCAACACCGTGCTGGACCGCGACGGGCTCGAACGGATCGCCGCCGAGCTGCGCGGGTGGGACGAACCGCGGCCGGTCCGCTTCGCGCTCGGTGCCGCCGCGTCGGCCGCCGCCGCGCGCCGGTGGGATACCGCGACCCGGCTGCTGCTGGAGGAAACGCGGTCGGACGACGGGATGGCGGGCAGCCCACTGCTCGCCGCGCAGCTGTTCCGGCTCGCGGCGACCGCGCTACTGGAGGCGTACCCGAACACGGTCGGCGAACCGGAAACCGAGCCGGCGGGCCGGGTGTCACCGGCGGCCGTGCGGCGCGCCGAGGCGTTCATCGAGCTGAACGCCGCCGAGGACATCGGGCTGCTCGAGATTGCGGCCGCCGCGCGGCTGAGCGTGCGCGGGCTGCAGGCCGCGTTCAGCCGGGCGGGGCGGCCGTCGCCCGTGGCGTACCTGCGGGAGACACGGCTGCGCCGGGCGCACGCCGAGCTGCGTGAGCGCTCGCCGGAGGAGACGACGGTGGCGTCCGTCGCGGCGCGGTGGGGCTTCGGCAACGCCGGGCGGTTCTCTGCCGAACATCGCCGTCTCTACGGCTGTGGCCCGTCGGAAACCTTGCGCGGTGAAGGCCTGTGA
- a CDS encoding AMP-binding protein, whose protein sequence is MQLTPSAHSDTFCRDNLPPFDQWPHLLFELPELHYPDRLNAATRLLDGAVAQWGPDRPAVLSPTSSWTYGELLARANQIAGTLVSLGVVPGNRVLLRGPNTPWLAACWLGVLKAGAVAVTTMPMLRTHELTKIVDASSPALALADHRYTEDLLPFALPLLAFGGDSPDDLAARCETQPPTFADVETAADDVAILAFTSGTTGRPKATMHFHRDLIAIADTFSRHLVKPEPTDLFTGTPPLAFTFGLGGLLVFPLHAGAATLLVERATPLELADLAAAHGVTVLFTAPTAYRAILASDRRASLSALRRAVSAGEALPESVAVDFHEATGRRLIDGIGSTEMLHVFISAADEDTRPGSTGRAVPGFRARIVDDEGRPVPDGTPGRLAVQGPTGCRYLADDRQTVFVEDGWNLTGDTYVRDTDGYFHYRARSDDMIVSSGYNIAGPEVEEVLLAHPDVLECAVVAAPDEARGSIVAAYVVLREGADSGAAMVKQLQDFAKSVAAPYKYPRRVEFVTELPRNPSGKVQRFLLRRRAAGQSTQPQPASP, encoded by the coding sequence GTGCAGCTCACGCCCAGTGCCCACTCGGATACGTTCTGCCGGGACAACTTGCCTCCCTTCGACCAGTGGCCGCACCTGCTCTTCGAGCTTCCCGAACTGCACTACCCCGATCGGCTCAACGCCGCAACCCGCCTGCTCGACGGAGCGGTCGCGCAATGGGGCCCCGACCGGCCCGCGGTGCTGTCGCCGACGAGCAGCTGGACCTACGGCGAGCTGCTCGCCCGCGCCAACCAGATCGCGGGCACGCTGGTCAGCCTCGGCGTGGTGCCGGGCAACCGCGTGCTGCTGCGCGGCCCGAACACGCCGTGGCTCGCCGCGTGCTGGCTCGGTGTGCTCAAGGCCGGCGCGGTCGCCGTGACCACGATGCCGATGCTGCGTACGCACGAGCTGACCAAGATCGTCGACGCGTCCTCTCCCGCCCTCGCGCTGGCCGACCACCGCTACACCGAGGACCTGCTGCCGTTCGCCCTGCCGTTGCTCGCCTTCGGCGGCGACTCCCCCGACGACCTCGCGGCCCGGTGCGAGACGCAGCCCCCCACGTTCGCCGACGTCGAGACGGCCGCCGACGACGTGGCGATCCTGGCCTTCACCTCCGGCACCACCGGGCGGCCCAAGGCCACCATGCACTTCCACCGCGACCTCATCGCCATCGCGGACACGTTCTCGCGCCACCTCGTGAAGCCCGAGCCCACCGACCTGTTCACGGGCACGCCACCGCTCGCGTTCACGTTCGGCCTCGGCGGGCTGCTCGTGTTCCCGCTGCACGCGGGCGCGGCCACGCTGCTGGTCGAGCGCGCGACCCCGCTGGAGCTGGCCGACCTCGCGGCGGCCCACGGCGTCACGGTGCTGTTCACCGCCCCCACGGCCTACCGCGCGATCCTCGCCTCCGACCGAAGAGCCTCGCTCTCAGCGCTGCGCCGCGCGGTCTCGGCGGGTGAGGCGCTGCCCGAGAGCGTGGCCGTCGACTTCCACGAGGCCACCGGCCGCCGGCTCATCGACGGCATCGGCAGCACGGAAATGCTGCACGTGTTCATCTCCGCGGCCGACGAGGACACCCGCCCGGGCTCCACCGGCCGCGCCGTACCGGGGTTCCGCGCGCGGATCGTGGACGACGAGGGCCGCCCGGTGCCCGACGGCACGCCCGGCCGGCTCGCCGTGCAGGGCCCCACGGGCTGCCGCTACCTCGCCGACGACCGCCAGACCGTGTTCGTGGAGGACGGCTGGAACCTCACCGGCGACACGTATGTGCGCGACACCGACGGCTACTTCCACTACCGCGCTCGCAGCGACGACATGATCGTGTCTTCGGGCTATAACATCGCCGGCCCTGAGGTCGAGGAAGTCCTCCTGGCCCACCCCGACGTGCTGGAGTGCGCGGTGGTCGCCGCGCCGGACGAGGCGCGCGGGTCGATCGTGGCGGCCTACGTGGTGCTGCGCGAAGGCGCGGACAGCGGCGCCGCGATGGTCAAACAACTGCAGGACTTCGCGAAATCCGTTGCGGCGCCGTACAAGTACCCGCGGCGGGTCGAGTTCGTGACCGAGTTGCCGCGCAACCCCAGCGGCAAGGTGCAACGGTTCCTCCTGCGCCGCCGGGCGGCCGGGCAGTCCACGCAACCGCAGCCCGCCAGCCCCTGA
- a CDS encoding MFS transporter — translation MSVLTKVPPLTLDRPQRRVFWATFAGWGLDGFDYMLYTLAIGAVSIAFGLNHEQAGLIGTVTLLFSAFGGIVAGTLSDRFGRVRILAAAIFLYSLFTALSGIASSFPELLVYRAVEGLGFGGEWAVGAVLISEAIPAKKRGAVAGFIQGAWSFGWALAVIASVLILPNFGELGWRMMFWVGLIPAVIVIYILRKVPESPVWLEARRTRAAKTPISLGLIFKRRILRYTILATLLSIGMQSGYYAIFTWLPTYLSESRGLSAVGAAGYLVFVIAGSFLGYVAAGFANDRFGRKPTFAVFGVLSAVTVVVYAYANIPAGLVIYVGFPLGFFGSGIISGFGPFLAELFPSEMRGAGQGFCYNVGRGVAALAPAVVGALAGSYGLGTGISVFAASAYGLFLIALVFLPETRGRELA, via the coding sequence ATGTCCGTCCTCACCAAAGTTCCCCCACTCACCCTCGACCGTCCGCAACGCCGGGTCTTCTGGGCCACGTTCGCGGGCTGGGGCCTCGACGGGTTCGACTACATGCTCTACACGCTGGCCATCGGCGCCGTGAGCATCGCGTTCGGCCTCAACCACGAACAAGCGGGCCTCATCGGCACGGTCACGCTGCTGTTCTCCGCGTTCGGCGGCATCGTCGCCGGGACGCTGTCCGACCGGTTCGGGCGCGTCCGCATCCTGGCCGCGGCGATCTTCCTGTACTCGTTGTTCACGGCCTTGTCGGGAATCGCGAGCAGTTTTCCCGAACTGCTCGTGTACCGCGCCGTCGAGGGCTTGGGTTTCGGCGGTGAGTGGGCCGTCGGTGCGGTGCTCATCTCGGAGGCCATCCCGGCGAAGAAACGCGGTGCGGTAGCCGGGTTCATCCAGGGCGCGTGGTCGTTCGGCTGGGCCCTGGCGGTGATCGCGTCGGTGCTGATCCTGCCGAACTTCGGTGAGCTCGGCTGGCGCATGATGTTCTGGGTCGGGCTGATCCCGGCGGTGATCGTGATCTACATCCTGCGCAAGGTGCCCGAATCCCCGGTGTGGCTGGAGGCGCGCCGGACCCGCGCGGCCAAGACGCCGATCAGCCTCGGGCTCATCTTCAAGCGCAGGATCCTGCGGTACACGATCCTGGCGACGCTGCTGTCGATCGGCATGCAAAGCGGGTATTACGCGATCTTCACCTGGCTTCCGACCTACCTGTCGGAGAGCCGGGGCCTGAGTGCCGTCGGCGCGGCGGGCTACCTCGTGTTCGTGATCGCAGGGTCCTTCCTGGGGTACGTGGCCGCAGGCTTCGCCAACGACCGGTTCGGCCGCAAACCCACGTTCGCCGTGTTCGGGGTCCTCAGCGCGGTGACGGTGGTGGTCTACGCCTACGCGAACATCCCGGCGGGGCTGGTGATCTACGTCGGGTTCCCACTGGGGTTCTTCGGGTCCGGCATCATCAGCGGCTTCGGTCCGTTCCTCGCGGAGCTGTTCCCCAGCGAGATGCGCGGCGCCGGGCAGGGCTTCTGCTACAACGTGGGCCGCGGCGTGGCCGCGCTGGCACCGGCCGTGGTCGGCGCGCTGGCCGGCAGTTACGGCCTGGGGACCGGGATCTCGGTGTTCGCGGCCAGCGCCTACGGTCTGTTCCTGATCGCGCTGGTGTTCCTGCCCGAAACCCGCGGCCGGGAGCTCGCGTGA